A region from the uncultured Methanobrevibacter sp. genome encodes:
- the map gene encoding type II methionyl aminopeptidase, protein MVDEIKSYEEAGKIVSKVRSDASKMIQNGLPILDLVEFVESEILKSGAGIAFPCNVSINEITAHYTSPAGDTNKMVTGDLVKLDLGAEVNGYIADSAVTIMVPGDNLEELFDEETLELNQRIIDASAAGLEAAISTVRAGVKVCDVGRAVEEAIAEYNLNPVRNLSGHSLEHWNLHAGISVPNYDNNDPTILEEGQAVAIEPFATNGEGIVNDCPYAYIFSFLQSKPFRMKNTQRMLQHIEKNYHYLPFSGRWLTENFNEHRVNSGLKQLGDAMAIYPYAALKERTGAWVSQKEHTLIVESDGCNITTL, encoded by the coding sequence ATGGTTGATGAAATCAAATCTTATGAAGAAGCTGGAAAAATCGTGTCAAAAGTAAGATCAGACGCTTCAAAAATGATTCAAAACGGTCTGCCGATTCTCGATCTTGTGGAATTTGTGGAAAGTGAAATACTAAAGTCAGGTGCAGGGATTGCATTTCCTTGCAACGTTTCAATAAACGAGATCACTGCACATTACACATCTCCTGCAGGAGACACCAACAAAATGGTTACAGGGGACTTGGTAAAGCTTGACCTTGGAGCTGAAGTTAATGGTTACATTGCAGATTCCGCTGTTACAATAATGGTTCCTGGAGACAATCTCGAAGAGCTATTTGATGAAGAGACATTAGAGCTCAACCAAAGAATCATTGACGCATCTGCAGCAGGACTTGAAGCTGCAATCAGCACTGTAAGAGCAGGAGTGAAGGTTTGTGATGTTGGAAGAGCAGTTGAAGAGGCAATTGCGGAGTACAATCTCAATCCAGTGAGAAACCTTTCAGGTCATAGCCTTGAACACTGGAACTTGCATGCAGGTATTTCAGTGCCTAATTATGACAACAATGATCCGACAATTCTTGAAGAGGGACAAGCTGTAGCAATCGAACCTTTTGCAACAAATGGTGAAGGTATCGTAAATGACTGCCCTTATGCATATATCTTTTCATTTTTACAGTCAAAACCATTTAGGATGAAAAATACTCAAAGGATGCTTCAACATATTGAAAAGAATTATCATTACTTGCCATTTAGTGGACGCTGGCTTACAGAAAACTTCAATGAACATAGAGTGAACTCAGGCCTTAAGCAATTAGGGGATGCTATGGCAATTTATCCATATGCTGCACTTAAGGAAAGAACAGGTGCATGGGTATCACAAAAAGAGCATACCTTGATTGTTGAAAGTGATGGTTGTAATATTACCACACTTTAA
- a CDS encoding right-handed parallel beta-helix repeat-containing protein, with amino-acid sequence MRSKRIIGFSLLFVMVFLLIGLNTACASNIDDLDYNLSDSLESSPVSNAIDLDNDGASDASESNSISDSIDESSISNMDDSIEEISNENSQSESKIGDGEKSIHTITEDNYSSYFDSDGNLINSLVKANDTINLSGNFSNKKFIINIPLTITSTENNAILKNSPIYYYNVSNENFAYDAIVSNLKIESDLPDISAVWVIGSKNIKILNNDIFTTGHNGYPISLDGFTYNCIVENNIIKTVVPVNTAIDSSEVNHDEENSGDNSSWQHSGISLRDAHGNSIVNNDITVENSYGVYLCYGTSTSSNNIIANNTIRATSETPSFWSYGVYITGNYNHIENNTIIRMYRGIHSSYAHNYIIGNKIYDINGLDENNGIGGDYGIYGGNDTLIANNSIYNADVIGAGILVGSNSDVYGNYIQINSSGDGIRIGDVEGGHNSRVHNNTIDFLSGAGISIKGTPQDTEVYDNIVNSLSNIGANQGSGLGIGILSIYQSRSSRPYNISIYNNTIYTSNDYAINIAQSSTESWLCENNHIGDRLIIYPIAIDYSPEWGDGTVYQVTEENYNTYFDSNGKLRDIVKDGDVLVFSGSFSPKGKIVLNKIVSLIGDNAFLRDTTIFVNTSNCKVQDFNIVNNGTDDSNCNLWGIYVYEADNEVITGNNITIWDKNTSYGIYLCDSYNNTVANNSIRCQGDNLVFALLTYETYNTLFENNTILAIGTSELYPYYETICIDGVRSISELSKTYGVILDFSSDNQFIHNDIEVTSTVEGFQVPYNPSVNILIGLYIYYDSNRNNISENNVYIHGHDPFLYGMGSSGDDTSKSVTYACENIFSRNNITIEADYFAMGMILRHNSQDTLVEENYFQLDSNNYTYGITLEISDGAKILNNTLNSTSKAGIYAIEGYATSNNDISYNKIYSDGSFSTIALYASNHNNITYNLIRARGNESQDPAQGPEHPDSVDLFNTGISLQMYTNDTRISHNDILHEDAPFAIDVDETVTETVINDNILSSKDAGGTDAINDKSGKAKIHGNTGSKYNPNGEGSNGGSRPSNSDNSQGNGGNNLIHTNGTSSYSGNSDSSGSSALGQIDLGLLANSLSSIGDGTGDAGGSESGDLSDLLASEISEISAKTLSGIYVPIAALILVLVFCFAFLGVRDEDDEE; translated from the coding sequence ATGAGAAGTAAAAGAATAATCGGTTTTAGTTTACTGTTCGTTATGGTTTTTCTTTTAATCGGATTAAACACTGCTTGCGCATCAAATATCGATGATTTGGATTATAATTTATCAGATAGCTTGGAATCCAGTCCAGTTTCCAATGCTATAGATCTTGATAATGATGGGGCTTCAGATGCTTCTGAATCCAATTCCATATCCGATTCAATCGATGAAAGCAGCATATCCAATATGGATGATTCCATTGAAGAAATATCAAATGAGAATTCACAATCAGAATCCAAGATTGGAGATGGTGAAAAGTCAATACACACTATAACCGAAGACAATTATTCAAGTTATTTTGATTCTGATGGTAATTTAATCAATTCATTGGTGAAAGCTAATGATACTATTAATTTGTCCGGTAATTTTTCTAATAAGAAATTTATAATAAATATTCCTTTGACAATTACAAGTACAGAAAACAATGCAATATTGAAGAATTCTCCAATATACTACTATAATGTATCAAATGAGAATTTTGCATATGATGCAATCGTTTCAAACTTGAAAATTGAATCAGACCTTCCAGACATATCTGCAGTTTGGGTAATTGGATCTAAAAATATCAAGATCTTGAATAATGATATTTTCACTACAGGACATAACGGCTATCCTATTTCCCTTGATGGCTTCACCTATAACTGTATTGTAGAAAATAACATCATCAAGACAGTTGTTCCGGTAAACACAGCAATAGACTCATCAGAAGTCAATCATGATGAAGAGAATTCTGGAGACAACAGCAGTTGGCAGCATTCCGGTATTAGCTTAAGGGATGCACATGGGAATTCAATTGTTAACAATGACATCACAGTTGAAAATTCCTATGGGGTATACCTTTGTTATGGTACTTCAACATCAAGCAACAACATCATAGCAAACAATACCATTAGAGCGACTTCTGAAACTCCTTCATTCTGGTCCTACGGTGTTTATATAACTGGAAACTATAACCACATAGAGAACAATACCATTATACGCATGTACCGTGGAATCCATTCAAGCTATGCTCATAACTATATCATAGGAAACAAGATTTATGACATAAACGGTCTTGATGAGAATAACGGTATCGGTGGAGACTATGGTATTTACGGTGGTAATGACACCTTGATTGCAAATAACTCCATTTACAATGCAGATGTGATTGGTGCAGGTATTCTTGTAGGTTCCAACAGTGACGTTTACGGAAACTATATCCAAATAAACAGCAGTGGAGACGGTATTAGAATAGGGGATGTTGAAGGCGGTCACAATTCAAGGGTTCACAACAATACAATAGACTTCTTATCAGGTGCTGGAATAAGCATTAAGGGAACTCCTCAAGATACTGAAGTCTATGACAACATTGTTAACTCGTTATCCAATATTGGTGCAAACCAAGGTTCCGGATTAGGAATTGGTATCTTATCCATTTACCAATCAAGATCCAGCAGACCATATAACATTTCCATTTACAATAACACTATCTACACTTCAAATGACTATGCAATAAACATTGCACAGTCATCTACTGAAAGTTGGTTATGTGAAAACAATCACATTGGAGATAGGCTTATCATCTATCCTATTGCAATTGACTATTCACCTGAATGGGGAGATGGTACCGTTTATCAGGTAACTGAAGAGAACTACAATACCTATTTCGATTCAAACGGCAAGTTGAGAGACATTGTTAAGGATGGAGATGTATTGGTATTCAGCGGCAGCTTTTCACCTAAAGGCAAGATTGTCTTGAACAAGATTGTCAGCCTTATTGGTGACAATGCATTTTTAAGGGATACCACTATCTTTGTCAATACCTCAAACTGTAAGGTTCAAGACTTCAATATCGTAAACAATGGTACTGATGACAGCAATTGCAATCTATGGGGAATTTATGTTTATGAAGCTGATAATGAAGTGATTACAGGAAACAATATCACAATATGGGATAAGAATACATCTTATGGAATTTACCTTTGCGACTCCTATAACAATACAGTTGCAAACAACAGCATAAGATGTCAAGGGGACAATTTGGTATTTGCTCTCTTGACTTATGAGACATACAATACCCTCTTTGAAAACAATACCATTTTAGCTATTGGAACAAGTGAATTGTATCCTTATTATGAAACCATATGTATAGATGGAGTTCGCAGTATTTCAGAGCTTTCCAAAACATATGGTGTGATATTGGACTTCTCAAGCGACAATCAATTCATTCACAATGACATTGAGGTCACTTCCACTGTAGAAGGTTTCCAAGTACCTTATAACCCTTCTGTAAATATTCTAATTGGTCTTTACATTTACTATGATTCCAATAGAAACAATATCAGTGAAAACAATGTATACATTCATGGACATGATCCATTCCTTTATGGAATGGGTTCATCTGGGGATGATACAAGTAAATCCGTGACTTATGCATGTGAAAACATTTTTAGCAGGAACAATATTACAATTGAAGCTGATTACTTTGCTATGGGTATGATTTTAAGACACAACTCTCAGGATACTCTTGTTGAAGAGAACTACTTCCAGCTTGATTCTAATAATTATACTTATGGTATAACCTTAGAGATATCCGATGGTGCTAAAATCTTGAACAATACTCTAAACAGTACCAGTAAGGCAGGTATTTATGCTATAGAGGGGTATGCGACAAGCAATAATGACATAAGTTACAATAAGATTTATTCAGATGGCAGTTTCAGTACCATTGCCCTTTATGCATCCAATCATAATAACATTACCTATAACCTTATTAGAGCCCGTGGAAATGAATCTCAAGACCCAGCACAAGGTCCTGAGCATCCGGATTCTGTAGACTTATTCAATACTGGAATTTCATTGCAAATGTATACCAATGATACTCGCATATCACATAATGACATTCTGCATGAAGACGCTCCCTTTGCAATTGATGTTGATGAAACAGTCACTGAAACGGTAATCAATGACAATATATTGTCTTCTAAAGATGCTGGAGGAACCGATGCAATTAATGATAAATCTGGCAAGGCTAAAATTCACGGCAACACCGGATCCAAATATAATCCTAATGGAGAAGGTTCCAATGGTGGGTCTCGACCTTCCAATTCAGACAATTCTCAAGGCAATGGCGGAAATAACCTTATCCATACAAATGGGACTTCATCATATTCTGGAAATTCAGATTCCTCTGGTTCAAGTGCTTTAGGTCAAATTGATTTAGGTTTGCTCGCTAATTCATTATCTTCTATTGGTGATGGAACTGGTGATGCGGGAGGCAGTGAATCTGGCGATTTGTCTGACCTTTTAGCTAGTGAAATATCAGAGATTTCCGCTAAAACATTATCAGGTATTTATGTTC